Genomic DNA from Candidatus Poribacteria bacterium:
GTTGAACGGGTTCGGGTAGTTCGCCAAGAGAGCCGTCTCTTGGGGTACCAAGGCTCCCAAGAGTTGTTCTAAAAACAGAACGCCCCTTCGCACGCTCAGATCCGTGAGACTTCGTTGACGCGCCTGAGAGAGCCATAACTTGACATCCGCAACAGTCAGTTGTGCTAAAGCATCGGAATGCAGAGAAGGTGCCGCCGCAGCATTAGCATCCAACACCGCAGTCACCAAGAGCAAATCGTCTATGTTTACAACACCATCACCGTTGACATCCCCAGTCGTGGTGCCTGTTTGACCATACTGTTGCGCGACGGACACCAAATCTTGCACATCCACTACGCCATCGTCATTGACATCCTCGGGAACAACGGGTGGCGCGGTTACCGTGACACTCACAGCCATTGAGCAATTGTTATCCGTGTCGCTTTCATCGGTGACGCTATCCACGCAGGCCCCGTAATAGTAGGTCCCGGGGGTTGTTGGCACAGTGACAGTAAGATAGCGATGGATGGTGGCATTCGCAGCGAGCGCGTCTCTGTTGGCACTACGGAGTTGTGTATCCTCTGTGGAGATGACCGCATCCGTGGAACGATAATACCGGAGTGTTGTCGGAGTGGATTCTCCGGTGCCGTTGTTTTTCAATATCGCATAGAGTCTAAACTGTTCACCCGGAGCCACGGTAGAGGGTTCTGCTTGAACCGCGTCAACCACGAGATCCGGGGTCCGTGGGACGGAAATCACGGGTGCTTCTGGTTGCGGCGGTGGTCGCGCGGTGGTGCCTCCACCGCCCGGAGTCACCGCCTCTATTTTCCAAGATCCGTCGTTCTGTTTATTCGCGACAAAGTTTCGCTGCTTGCCATTGATATTTCCACGCAGATTTATCCCCGTTCCGGCGGTAAAAAATAAGTATCGACCGGATCCGTTTGCAAGCACAGAAAAATCATCTCCAGTGCCGGGATCCGTACAACTTTCGCCAGGTCGAAGCACATCTCCAACTTGACAGATTTGGGAATAACTCACACCTTGCAATCCACATATCAATACTACCATCACGAGGGTTGACAAGACGACTTTCCAATTCAAGTCTAACATTTTCATAAGAAACCTCTTTTGCGTAATTTTCCGATTGCAACGGGCAATCGGGTTGATTCACCGGCGCGCTTCCGCAAGCAAAAAGAAAAATATCGCCCTACAAGCAAAGCACGCCTACAAAAACGACTTCATAGTTTGAATTTCGCAAGTTGTTGAAACTATTATGCTCTCAGCAAACTGAAAGTTTATGCTACTCCTTTTTAAGATATGTAGCAAAAGTTGTGCCAACTTCCGAACTCCTTTGGCCTATCCTGCGGTGTTCTGGTGTCCCACATAGGGTATAGGCTTGTAAAATCAGGGGTTTCTAAGCCCTTGTTGAATTCCACATTCAACGGGTTTTTCTCCTTTGTCAATGGATATGAGACCGCAAAAATTTTTGTCCGACTCCCAATTTTTTTCGGTTTTCGTAAAAAATTTTGGTGTGGTCAAGGTGAATAAAGCCAGAACGCTTGCCAAATCCGCTCTGCAAGCGCGACAACTTCGTTTTTACTATGCCCTCACGTTATACTACATATTGAGGGCAAAAATTTGACAACCCCACTAAAAATGTGATACACTAAAAGAGAAGTGTAAGGGCGTAAAAACGCCCCTACACACTGCAAACAAGGATTGCCCTGATTAAATTCAGAGTGATATAGGGATTACACCCTTAATCCATGTTTGTTATAGTGAATAGGCAGCCTCAAGTAGCTATTTGATCACTGCCTATCACTGACTTCAGAAAGGTGCGAAATAACCGTTTCGCACCTTTCAATTTCATAGGATTTACGCATCAGCGATTTTCATCATAATCGCTCTGGAACCTGTGCGTTGGTTTTGAGATTCAGATGAGCTTCTTCGTCTGAGTCTTCGTCTGATGGAACTATTATGCTAGTAGTTTGTCAACGTTATTTTGACTTTTTGTAGGTGTTTTTGATTGGGTATTTCCTGCAGGTAGAACGGAGTGAAANNNNNNNNNNNNNNNNNNNNNNNNNNNNNNNNNNNNNNNNNNNNNNNNNNNNNNCAAGGGACTGCCCCTACAGGGAAAATCCCTTCAACCCAACTTACAATACTATCAAACTCAACTTGACACAGCACTAGAACCCGATGAGCAATCGCCACCACTACTGCCACCACTGTCTACACAACCGATAATAATTAGCACTATCATGAGTGAGCAAAACCAAATACTGTTTATCACTTTCTTTATTGCTTCCATGTTTTCCTCCAAAAAATATGTCATTAACTTTTCTCCACTCTAAAACATGAGGATTTTTGAAATCACTTTAGTTTCGGGGAATGAAACCAAAACCTCGCCTTCATATCCTCACCTTAAAATTCTTATTCTGCCGAGCGATACGTTTAAATGGACACTCAGGAATTGACGAGGTTAGGAAACCTCGCCAATGGCGTAATACGTAGCGTTTCATGGAAAAATTGCGCAAGTCCTATTACATTAAGGATGTAGCAAAAACTGTGCCAACGCTCTAAATTTTTTCACCGCTCCTGCGGTGTTCTGGTGTCCCACATAGGGTGTAGGCTTGTAAAGTCAGGGTTTCTCCTCCGTTGCTGAATTCCAAATTTAACAGGATTCTCTTTTGTTAATGGGTGTGAGACCGCAAAAATTTTTGTCCGACTCCCAATTTTTTTCGGTTTTCGTAAAGAATTTTTCTGAACATACCTAATTTCCATCTGATTGTTTGTTCCACCTTTTTTGGAGTACCGTTTTTGCATACGCACAATACTTATTTAAGGTCGGTATAGATATTTTGAGTTGCTGTGCTATCTCCTTCTTAGAACGGTAGAGGTTTTCCGCCTCATATCTCAGCAGGCTGATATAGGCGGTTATATCGGGGAGGGTTCCGAGTCGCGCTAATTCCCAGAGTCGATCTTTCGCGTTTTCGAGGCGTGTGGGAGGCGTTAGGTCAGGTGCTTTTAAGATTTCTGCTTCGACTGCGGCGGAATTCGATAAATCTGTTTGCTCCTGTGAGGGAGCATCGGGATCCTTTAAATTTTCGACTGCTATTCTGATATCCTGTTCTCCGAGTTCTTCGCTTTCAGCCAAGATAATGGCGGTTTCTATGGTATTTCTCAGTTCACGAATATTCCCGTGCCAATCGGCGTTTTGGAGATAATTGAGTGCCTCCGGGGTTACATCGGTAATTACTTTGTTGTGTGCTTTGCTTAATTGGGAGACAAAATCACACGCCAAGGGTGGGATGTCCGAGCGTCGATTGCGGAGCGGTGGCACCTGAATGCGAAAGAGATTCAGCCGGTAATAGAGGTCCTCTCTAAACTTTTTCTCATTGACTGCGGTTTTAAGGTTGACATTTGTCGCCGAGATGACCCGGACATCCACTTTGACGGTTTTTTCGCCCCCGACGGGTGAGAATTCTTGCTGCTCCAGCACGCGGAGAAAGTTCGCTTGGACTTCAAGCGGTAGGTCGCCGACTTCATCGAGGAACAATGTGCCTCCGTGTGCCTGTTTAAAGATACCGGGACGCTCCCGGATCGCATTGGTAAAAGCCCCTTTTTCATGCCCGAAGAGTTCGCTTTGAATGAGATCTGAAGGGACCCCCCCGCAGTTGACGATTTTGTAAGGTCCCGCTTTACGTGGACTATTGTCATGAATAGTTTGGGCAATGATTTCTTTCCCAACGCCTGTTTCACCTGTAATAAGGACGGTTGCTTTTGTAGGGGCGACCTGCTGCGCGTATTGAAAGACCGCTTGCATCTGTGCAGATTCGCTGATGACATGTCGCGTAACACCGTATTTTGGAACTGTCGTTTTCTCGCTCATTGCCTTTTTTTCCCTTATTGATGCGAGATCACCTCTGCAAGCATTACACGTTACAGAAAGTTCTCGTTTGGTAAGCCCTTGGGGACATTTACAAGAGTTCGCGGTATGTCGAAAGTGCCTCGTAGAAATCGCCGCGTTTCGCTAAAAGCAGTGCCTTCTCGCGGTGATATTTTCCATCCTGTAGATGGGTATTGCGTTTGGATTCCAGTCGTTGAAGTTCCGCCTCTGACGCGGCGCGAAGTTCACGTAGTGTTAGACTCGTTTGTTCTTGTTCGATACAGTCTTGTAATCTTTCCCGTAGCCACAGTGCAGGCAAAATATTTCTGAGCCTGCCTGCATAAGGCGCGCGCTTCTCTTCAATCGCTAAACAGAATTCGCGCAGTTGCCCCGAAGCACCTTGTATATTCGCCGAGACCTCCTCATCCTCGCTGCCCATTCTGAAAGTGTTCTCACTGGAGAAACGCTGCCACGTATGGAGATCGCTCCAGATGTGAGAAGCACTGCCTGTAATTTCGATTTTGTGGTATGCGTCGTTTCCCCACTGTCGATTGGATGTCTGGCAGAAGGTACAAAGTGCCCCCTGCGGAAATCTGAGGATACACGACATGTTCGGGGCTCCGATTTCGGAAGCCATGACTGTTACTTCTTCAGGCAGGACGGTATATTCCGCAAAGAGCCGTCGAACGATCTCAAAAACGATCTGGAAATGGACCTCCCCGAATTTCAGGAGGTCCTTTAAATGTGCCACCCGCCCAATTCCGAGTAAAAATCGCATATCCTGAATGGTTCCGAACGTTGACTCACTGGCGATACGTAAGATGTCCTGAACGCATCTCCCAAATATAAGCCGGGTGCCTGCCATAACGAGTCGTTCATATTTTTCAGATGCTGCGGCGAGACGGAGGCCATCTTCCAAAGAGTCGGGATGGACTGGCGATAAAACATGGATGCCAGCCGCAAGCGCGGCTTCAATGAGTTGGACACACGGCACGCGTGCTGGCTCCTCTGAGAGAATGACGACCCCTTGTAATTTCGGCACCGCTGTGTTAAACATTTCTTCAGGGGATGCGAAGAAATCACAGTTAAAAAAGGAGGCTAACGCTTCAACACGGGCTCGGTTTTCAGGGGCAACGCTGGAATCGGCAACGCAGTTTACGGGCAGTTGAATGGGGTAGAAGGCTCGAAAAAGCCACGGTTGTATCTGTTCTCCGGAATAAACCACGCCGATCCTCATACATCCCTCCCGTGATTGTGGTATTTCCGTAAGTCCTCTATTTCAGCGATACGGGCGTTTGCCGCCGCAATCTCAGTTTGTGCCCATTGGTTAACGGATGCGTTTATCTCTGTGATAGCTGTCTCGTACAAGGATTCAATTTCAACTTCCGTCTTAGACAGGAATTCCGGTATCTCTTGGATAGACTTTTTTAAAACCGCGAGACATCCTACCTGAAATTCAAGCAAGCCTCTGAGGCGGAACGTCAACGCGAGCATCCCCCACCATCTGCTGTTCACTTCGTTAATCAGCTGAACACCCCCAATTAAAGGCTTCGATAACGGATTATCTGCCGCAGGCAGCCGCAAAATATCAAGTGTGACAGCCATTGTCAGCTCTTGGAGCCCTACCCACTGTGAATTTCCACTCCAGACATTCGCGACAGAAAAATGATGCGTCTGTCCGATAGCACGACAGAACACCTCATGCCGTACCAGATTCGCAGCTTTTCTGTCAAC
This window encodes:
- a CDS encoding T9SS type A sorting domain-containing protein codes for the protein MKMLDLNWKVVLSTLVMVVLICGLQGVSYSQICQVGDVLRPGESCTDPGTGDDFSVLANGSGRYLFFTAGTGINLRGNINGKQRNFVANKQNDGSWKIEAVTPGGGGTTARPPPQPEAPVISVPRTPDLVVDAVQAEPSTVAPGEQFRLYAILKNNGTGESTPTTLRYYRSTDAVISTEDTQLRSANRDALAANATIHRYLTVTVPTTPGTYYYGACVDSVTDESDTDNNCSMAVSVTVTAPPVVPEDVNDDGVVDVQDLVSVAQQYGQTGTTTGDVNGDGVVNIDDLLLVTAVLDANAAAAPSLHSDALAQLTVADVKLWLSQARQRSLTDLSVRRGVLFLEQLLGALVPQETALLANYPNPFNPETWIPYQLETSAEVTLTIYAVDGQAVRQLALGHQAAGTYQTRSRAAHWNGRNEYGEPVASGLYFYTLTTGDFTATRKMLILK
- a CDS encoding sigma 54-interacting transcriptional regulator, whose protein sequence is MSEKTTVPKYGVTRHVISESAQMQAVFQYAQQVAPTKATVLITGETGVGKEIIAQTIHDNSPRKAGPYKIVNCGGVPSDLIQSELFGHEKGAFTNAIRERPGIFKQAHGGTLFLDEVGDLPLEVQANFLRVLEQQEFSPVGGEKTVKVDVRVISATNVNLKTAVNEKKFREDLYYRLNLFRIQVPPLRNRRSDIPPLACDFVSQLSKAHNKVITDVTPEALNYLQNADWHGNIRELRNTIETAIILAESEELGEQDIRIAVENLKDPDAPSQEQTDLSNSAAVEAEILKAPDLTPPTRLENAKDRLWELARLGTLPDITAYISLLRYEAENLYRSKKEIAQQLKISIPTLNKYCAYAKTVLQKRWNKQSDGN